The genome window ACTTCCGGTCGGCATTTTGTTCTGAGAGGGAGAGAcggaacgagagagagagacacacacagggctccttccccccccgccctcccccccctccctccgtcGGTACCGACTCACCCGACACCAGCAAGCCGCAGGGAGGGACGCCCCCGCCGACTGGAGGATTGGTTCCCGGGCCGGCGGCGATGCCCCCCCGGTAGCTCGGGCCCCTGGCCGGCTGTTTGTGAGTGTTTCTatgtgggagaaggaggaggaggaggaagaagaagccgCGATTTGTCTTCTCGGCTGCTCTCCCCCCGGCTCTACATGTTCCCCGCACTGAGGAGACGGAAGAGGAGCCGTAGCCACCCCCCCTCCCGGCCCGGATTATAGTCTCTCGCCACCGCGGCCTCGGCCTCCCCGCGGATTCGGACGCCGATTCGCCCAGGTAAATTCCTGCTCTTtctcgcggcggcggcggcggcggcggcgccagGTCCTCAGCGTCTCTCCTCCGCGCTCCCCTCCCCGCCGCTCCCGTAGCGGCCCCAGGTCTCCTCCGCGGGCGAGTCGCGAGTTCGCTCCTCTCGGTGGCAGCCGCCCTGCTGGGCGGTCGTTTTTGTACCCGCTCCCGGCCGGCTCCGGCGGCGGGGACGGCTCCTGCCGGGCGCCCGGGGAGGCGTAGGCCCGGCGGAGAGTGCAGGCCGCGGGCCAGCGGAATCTACTTGAGCTCGGGGATTAGGAGAGCTCCGGGCGGAGCGGGGCTGCTGCGGCTCGGTGACAGGCCTCGCCCGGGAGAGGAGCCGCCGCCAGCCAGCAGGCGGAAACAATACAACGGGCAGCGGCCGTGTCCCCGCTCGTCCCCATATTTACAACTTTCCCAGTCCGGGAGTGGGGAACGTCCCAGGGAAACAAACAACCCCCCTTCTTCCCCCTGTGaccccaggaagggaggaagtagTTTCAGTTAGTGAGACCAAATGTAAATACTCCGACGCGGATCCTCTGCTAATTCTTTCCCCGTGGAAAACTTGTTTGGACGTTGGAAAGTTAATCGAGACTTTTCTTTTGTAGAAGAATTCAGTCGTTCACATGAATATTTAATACAGAAAACCATAGTGTGGTAGACACCGCATATGCCCCGCTCCCTACCCCCCCCATAAAAagagcttttctgttgttgtttgacAGTGTCTGTTGCACATGGACTTTATATTCAAAGACAAGTATAAAGTACTTGACTGGTTT of Saccopteryx bilineata isolate mSacBil1 chromosome 1, mSacBil1_pri_phased_curated, whole genome shotgun sequence contains these proteins:
- the LOC136319490 gene encoding uncharacterized protein, with product MSTVHEIRLDSAGAVPAAGAGRERVQKRPPSRAAATERSELATRPRRRPGAATGAAGRGARRRDAEDLAPPPPPPPRERAGIYLGESASESAGRPRPRWRETIIRAGRGGGYGSSSVSSVRGTCRAGGRAAEKTNRGFFFLLLLLLPHRNTHKQPARGPSYRGGIAAGPGTNPPVGGGVPPCGLLVSEQNADRKCSCRNDSLHRRQTLTTTPSSPLHFRRRRRHLGSGPRPRRAALRRSASGAGGGRQRGGGARLGTLLLRRAAAGVAFPCRSCGAAGPALPGLCFPGGRPERAAAAAVCVAGAPTRPGSQAALAAPAGRH